GCGACCATGTCGATTTCGCGGAACAGGTAGTCGAGATAGCGCTCGATGGTGTCTTCGCGCTGCGCGATCACGACATTGCAGCCGCAGAAGGTGCAGCGATGCTCGCAGAACGGCAGATGCACATAGACCGACAGACCGCGTCCGCCGGCCGCAAACGCATCGAGGTGGCGGCGGTAATCATCGGCGCCGAATGTCTCGGTCCAGACCGGGACGGTCGGATACGACGTGTACCGCGGGCCGGGACGGTCATATTTGCGCAGCAGTTCCGAGGGAACCGACAGGTACGATTGATCGCTGGTGAATGACGCGTTGGCCATCGGTCGCTCAACCCACCCGCGGCGGGGTGCCATGCACCGTCTGCACCAACAGCCGGAGGTTCTCTTCCGGCGTCGACGGCAGGATGCCGTGGCCGAGATTGAAGATATGCCCCTTGTTGGTGATATCCATCGTTTCCATAATCCGCGCCGCCTTCCGGGTGATGCTCTCCGCATCCCCATACAACGCCAGCGGATCGAGGTTCCCCTGAATGGCGCGGGCATGGACCAGGTGGTGGGCGGCGGCATTCAGTTCGGTGCGCCAGTCGATGCTGACAACATCAAAGCCGGCTTCGGCGATGACATCGAGCAGATGGTAGGTGTTGCTCAGATACAGGATGACCGGGACCTGCGGCTTCTTGATCGACGCGACAAGCTCCTGCATGTGCGGCAGCACCCAGCGGCGGTAATCCTCCGATGAGAGCAGTCCGCCCCAGGAGTCGAAGATCTGGACCGCGTCGACCCCTGCCGCGATTTGGGCGGCCAGATAGTCGGCAACGGCGCCGCTGAGGTGGCTCATCAGTTTTTCCGCCAGACGCGGCTGCTCATGGAAG
This genomic stretch from bacterium harbors:
- the hemE gene encoding uroporphyrinogen decarboxylase, whose amino-acid sequence is MRDCDFLNACFGMMVRRRPIWVMRQAGRYQASYRAVREKFSFEQVCQTPELIAQVTAAPVAEFDLDAAIIFSDILVVFPPMGVPVSFDDGGPRLSAPIRTASDLNALRRLDVAEGLGFVTEGIRLARQALPSNIPIIGFAGAPFTLACYAIEGTTSREFTVARRFFHEQPRLAEKLMSHLSGAVADYLAAQIAAGVDAVQIFDSWGGLLSSEDYRRWVLPHMQELVASIKKPQVPVILYLSNTYHLLDVIAEAGFDVVSIDWRTELNAAAHHLVHARAIQGNLDPLALYGDAESITRKAARIMETMDITNKGHIFNLGHGILPSTPEENLRLLVQTVHGTPPRVG